Proteins co-encoded in one Setaria viridis chromosome 9, Setaria_viridis_v4.0, whole genome shotgun sequence genomic window:
- the LOC117837527 gene encoding uncharacterized protein isoform X1 — MLSRRRCFTAAANRIRPLARAFCDAPAPRADAAPGGAPGSQDRTQEVGGVKAAPDVLDVAIVGGGMVGLAVACALSNMPLTKHLRVAIIDSNPALKSRNHLTKNSIPDSRVSTVTPATISFFKDIGAWEHVQQQRHAFFGKMQVWDYTGLGYTRYNARDVGKEYLGCVVENKVLCNSLLLRFQEELDDIESVIYPTRLVSLTFPSISKQAGMKPTSSEPLSAGHATEELHRSNLVKLDLSDGRTLYSKLVIGADGSKSNVRQIAGIKTTGWNYPQSAIICTVEHVVENDCAWQRFLPSGPIALLPIGNNFSNIVWTMSPEESLRHKSMSPEEFVKSVNHALDFGYGPHPRSSALDHYMEKFFSGIGNTAASTKECFEVPPKATGVVSERMAFPLSLMHSHDYVSKRLALVGDAAHTVHPLAGQGVNLGFGDAAALAKVIAEGVSVGSDVGDLTLLQRYEKDRKAANVAMAAVLDGFQKMYSVDFGPLNVVRAAAFHGAQYISPLKRNIISYAMGDTKWPIFS, encoded by the exons ATGCTATCCAGGCGAAG ATgcttcacggcggcggcgaatcgGATCCGGCCCCTCGCGAGGGCCTTCTGCGACGCACCGGCTCCGCGCGCGGATGCGGCGCCCGGCGGGGCGCCCGGGTCGCAG GATCGCACCCAGGAGGTTGGTGGCGTGAAGGCTGCACCTGATGTGCTCGACGTTGCTATCGTCGGTGGAGGCATGGTGGGCTTGGCCGTTGCTTGTGCATTGT CCAATATGCCATTGACAAAACATCTCAGAGTCGCCATTATTGATAGCAACCCTGCATTGAAGTCAAGAAATCACCTGACTAAAAACAGTATACCTGATTCTAGGGTCAGTACTGTTACTCCTGCAACCATTTCCTTCTTCAAAG ATATTGGTGCATGGGAGCATGTTCAACAGCAACGGCATGCTTTCTTTGGTAAAATGCAG GTGTGGGATTACACTGGACTTGGATACACAAGGTATAATGCAAGAGATGTGGGCAAAGAATACCTTGG ATGTGTGGTGGAGAACAAGGTGCTTTGCAACTCACTGCTCTTACGTTTTCAG GAAGAATTGGATGACATCGAAAGTGTGATATACCCTACCAGATTGGTGTCCCTTACTTTCCCGTCGATTAGCAAACAAGCGGGAATGAAGCCAACATCAAGTGAACCATTATCCGCAGGTCATGCTACAGAAGAGTTACATCGCAGTAATTTAGTTAAACTCGACCTCAGTGATGGAAGGACTTTATATTCCAAATTGGTG ATAGGAGCTGATGGTTCCAAGTCCAATGTTAGACAGATTGCAGGCATAAAAACAACTGGGTGGAATTATCCGCAAAGTGCAATTATCTGTACAGTGGAGCATGTTGTGGAAAATGATTGTGCATGGCAGAGATTTCTCCCTTCTGGTCCAATCGCACTGCTTCCGATAGGCAACAACTTCAGCAACATTGTATGGACAATGAGCCCAGAGGAATCACTTCGACATAAGTCAATGAGCCCTGAAGAGTTTGTGAAGTCAGTGAACCACGCATTGGATTTTGGCTATGGTCCGCATCCTCGCTCTAGTGCTCTTGACCATTACATGGAAAAGTTCTTTTCTGGCATTGGGAATACTGCAGCATCTACAAAAGAATGTTTTGAAGTACCACCAAAAGCAACTGGTGTAGTGTCTGAGAGAATGGCATTTCCATTGTCATTGATGCATTCCCATGATTATGTTTCAAAAAGACTGGCATTAGTTGGAGATGCTGCTCATACAGTCCACCCCTTAGCCGGCCAAGGCGTCAACTTGGGCTTTGGTGATGCTGCTGCTTTAGCAAAAGTTATTGCTGAAGGAGTTTCTGTGGGATCAGATGTCGGGGAT CTGACTTTGCTGCAGCGGTACGAGAAGGACCGGAAGGCCGCCAATGTGGCGATGGCAGCAGTGCTTGATGGTTTCCAGAAGATGTACTCCGTCGATTTTGGACCCCTGAATGTAGTGAGAGCTGCCGCGTTCCACGGTGCCCAGTACATATCACCGCTGAAGAGGAACATCATCTCTTATGCAATGGGCGACACGAAATGGCCGATATTCTCATGA
- the LOC117837078 gene encoding uncharacterized protein: protein MAVDESFKRPGSIPFKWEVQPGIPKQEELPPAAAGDSTAAPAPAPAPGLPPTTPKLALPPAARVSALASSSASCRRSSASVSSAPLSPPTTPTLPPPSSQHHHRRSMSARFATSLALPFTRRPRRGRAAKDDVDYCQLYSEKIA from the coding sequence ATGGCGGTGGACGAGTCGTTCAAGAGGCCGGGCTCCATCCCCTTCAAGTGGGAGGTGCAGCCGGGCATCCCCAAGCAGGAGGAGCttccaccagcagcagccggggACAgcacggccgcgccggcgccggcgcctgcgcCGGGGCTCCCTCCGACGACCCCGAAGCTGgcgctccctcccgccgcccgcgtcAGCGCGCTGGCCTCGTCGTCCGCGTCGTGCCGGCGGAGCTCAGCCTCTGTGTCCTCCGCGCCGCTGTCACCGCCAACAACGCcgacgctcccgccgccgtcgtcgcagcaccaccaccggcggTCCATGTCGGCGCGCTTCGCCACGTCGCTGGCGCTGCCCTtcacgcggcggccgcggcgggggcgcgcggcCAAGGACGACGTCGACTACTGCCAGCTTTACAGCGAGAAGATCGCCTAG
- the LOC117837526 gene encoding protein DETOXIFICATION 54, which translates to MRDSAQAITAATATTIYIPREQPAGGRKNKPPPLPLSHRASTRAVTARTRWVGGMAIPLQGKDGKGGGQVGSDDHPSATAELRALWGMAAPITALNCVVYLRAMVSVLCLGRLGPLDLAGGALAIGLTNITGHSVLFGLASGLEPLCAQAFGSRNHDLLTLSLQRAMLLLFLAALPIALLWLNVGPILVALGQDPAISAPAAAYARFALPDLAASVVLQPLRVYLRSQGITRPMAACSAIAVALHVPLNVLLVFGLGFGVRGVAAAQALTNTNMLLFLLAYIRWARACDDTWRGWARITAVASGLPELARLAVPSCVGVCLEWWWYEVVTVLAGYLPNPAAAVGGAGVLIQTTSLMYTVPMALAACVSTRVGNELGAGKPRRARMAAMVALACALAIGAVHVAWTAALSRQWVELFTTEPAVVRLAAAAMPIVGLCELGNCPQTTGCGVLRGTARPAVGARINLLSFYLVGTPVAVYLAFGAGAGFSGLWYGLLSAQATCVALILAAVVWRTDWQVEAMRAKKLAGLELAPTTTAATTTNDAESKRLVAANGEPAEDV; encoded by the exons ATGAGGGACAGCGCGCAGGCAATCactgcggcgacggcgacgaccatATATATCCCCAGGGAGCAACCAGCCGGCGGCCGCAAAAACAAACCGCCGCCTCTGCCTCTTTCACACAGAGCAAGCACTAGAGCAGTGACTGCACGCACCCGTTGGGTCGGCGGCATGGCCATCCCGCTCCAGGGGAAGGACGGGAAGGGCGGTGGCCAGGTGGGGAGCGACGACCATCCGTCGGCGACCGCGGAGCTGCGCGCGCTGTGGGGCATGGCGGCGCCGATCACGGCGCTCAACTGCGTGGTGTACCTGCGGGCCATGGTGTCCGTGCTCTGCCTCGGCCGGCTGGGCCCGctggacctcgccggcggcgcgctcgccATCGGGCTCACCAACATCACGGGCCACAGCGTGCTGTTCGGCCTCGCCTCCGGGCTCGAGCCGCTCTGCGCGCAGGCCTTCGGGTCCCGCAACCACGACCTCCTCACCCTCTCCCTCCAGCGCGCCATGCTGCTGCtcttcctcgccgcgctccccaTCGCGCTGCTCTGGCTCAACGTCGGCCCCATCCTCGTCGCGCTGGGGCAGGACCCCGCcatctccgcccccgccgccgcctacgcGCGCTTCGCCCtcccggacctcgccgccagCGTCGTGCTCCAGCCGCTACGGGTGTACCTCCGCTCCCAGGGGATCACCAGGCCTATGGCGGCATGCTCCGCGATCGCCGTCGCGCTCCACGTCCCGCTCAACGTCCTCCTCGTCTTCGGCCTCGGCTTCGGCGtccgcggcgtcgccgccgcgcaggcGCTCACCAACACCAACATGCTGCTCTTCCTGCTCGCATACATACGGTGGGCGCGCGCGTGCGACGACACGTGGAGGGGGTGGGCGCGCATCACGGCCGTCGCCAGCGGCCTGCCCGAGCTCGCCAGGCTCGCCGTGCCAAGCTGCGTCGGCGTCTGCCTCGAGTGGTGGTGGTACGAGGTCGTCACCGTGCTCGCCGGGTACCTGCCcaacccggccgccgccgtcggcggcgccggggtgCTCATCCAGACCACCAGCCTCATGTACACCGTGCCCATGGCGCTCGCGGCCTGCGTCTCCACCAGG GTGGGCAACGAGCTGGGCGCCGGGAAGCCCCGGCGTGCGCGGatggcggcgatggtggcgcTGGCGTGCGCGCTGGCGATCGGCGCGGTGCACGTGGCGTGGACGGCGGCACTGAGCCGGCAGTGGGTGGAGCTGTTCACGACGGAGCCGGCGGTGGTgcggctagcggcggcggcgatgcccaTCGTGGGGCTGTGCGAGCTGGGCAACTGCCCGCAGACCACGGGCTGCGGCGTGCTCCGCGGCACGGCGCGCCCCGCCGTCGGCGCACGCATCAACCTCCTCTCCTTCTACCTCGTCGGCACCCCCGTCGCCGTGTACCTGGCGttcggcgccggggccgggttCAGCGGCCTTTGGTACGGCCTCCTCTCGGCGCAGGCCACGTGCGTCGCGctcatcctcgccgccgtcgtctggCGCACCGACTGGCAGGTCGAGGCTATGCGCGCCAAGAAGCTCGCCGGCCTGGAGCTCGCGCCGACCACGACGGCGGCAACCACAACAAACGACGCGGAGAGCaagcgcctcgtcgccgccaacGGCGAGCCGGCGGAGGACGTCTAG
- the LOC117837527 gene encoding uncharacterized protein isoform X2, giving the protein MCSTLLSSVEAWWAWPLLVHCVANMPLTKHLRVAIIDSNPALKSRNHLTKNSIPDSRVSTVTPATISFFKDIGAWEHVQQQRHAFFGKMQVWDYTGLGYTRYNARDVGKEYLGCVVENKVLCNSLLLRFQEELDDIESVIYPTRLVSLTFPSISKQAGMKPTSSEPLSAGHATEELHRSNLVKLDLSDGRTLYSKLVIGADGSKSNVRQIAGIKTTGWNYPQSAIICTVEHVVENDCAWQRFLPSGPIALLPIGNNFSNIVWTMSPEESLRHKSMSPEEFVKSVNHALDFGYGPHPRSSALDHYMEKFFSGIGNTAASTKECFEVPPKATGVVSERMAFPLSLMHSHDYVSKRLALVGDAAHTVHPLAGQGVNLGFGDAAALAKVIAEGVSVGSDVGDLTLLQRYEKDRKAANVAMAAVLDGFQKMYSVDFGPLNVVRAAAFHGAQYISPLKRNIISYAMGDTKWPIFS; this is encoded by the exons ATGTGCTCGACGTTGCTATCGTCGGTGGAGGCATGGTGGGCTTGGCCGTTGCTTGTGCATTGTGTAG CCAATATGCCATTGACAAAACATCTCAGAGTCGCCATTATTGATAGCAACCCTGCATTGAAGTCAAGAAATCACCTGACTAAAAACAGTATACCTGATTCTAGGGTCAGTACTGTTACTCCTGCAACCATTTCCTTCTTCAAAG ATATTGGTGCATGGGAGCATGTTCAACAGCAACGGCATGCTTTCTTTGGTAAAATGCAG GTGTGGGATTACACTGGACTTGGATACACAAGGTATAATGCAAGAGATGTGGGCAAAGAATACCTTGG ATGTGTGGTGGAGAACAAGGTGCTTTGCAACTCACTGCTCTTACGTTTTCAG GAAGAATTGGATGACATCGAAAGTGTGATATACCCTACCAGATTGGTGTCCCTTACTTTCCCGTCGATTAGCAAACAAGCGGGAATGAAGCCAACATCAAGTGAACCATTATCCGCAGGTCATGCTACAGAAGAGTTACATCGCAGTAATTTAGTTAAACTCGACCTCAGTGATGGAAGGACTTTATATTCCAAATTGGTG ATAGGAGCTGATGGTTCCAAGTCCAATGTTAGACAGATTGCAGGCATAAAAACAACTGGGTGGAATTATCCGCAAAGTGCAATTATCTGTACAGTGGAGCATGTTGTGGAAAATGATTGTGCATGGCAGAGATTTCTCCCTTCTGGTCCAATCGCACTGCTTCCGATAGGCAACAACTTCAGCAACATTGTATGGACAATGAGCCCAGAGGAATCACTTCGACATAAGTCAATGAGCCCTGAAGAGTTTGTGAAGTCAGTGAACCACGCATTGGATTTTGGCTATGGTCCGCATCCTCGCTCTAGTGCTCTTGACCATTACATGGAAAAGTTCTTTTCTGGCATTGGGAATACTGCAGCATCTACAAAAGAATGTTTTGAAGTACCACCAAAAGCAACTGGTGTAGTGTCTGAGAGAATGGCATTTCCATTGTCATTGATGCATTCCCATGATTATGTTTCAAAAAGACTGGCATTAGTTGGAGATGCTGCTCATACAGTCCACCCCTTAGCCGGCCAAGGCGTCAACTTGGGCTTTGGTGATGCTGCTGCTTTAGCAAAAGTTATTGCTGAAGGAGTTTCTGTGGGATCAGATGTCGGGGAT CTGACTTTGCTGCAGCGGTACGAGAAGGACCGGAAGGCCGCCAATGTGGCGATGGCAGCAGTGCTTGATGGTTTCCAGAAGATGTACTCCGTCGATTTTGGACCCCTGAATGTAGTGAGAGCTGCCGCGTTCCACGGTGCCCAGTACATATCACCGCTGAAGAGGAACATCATCTCTTATGCAATGGGCGACACGAAATGGCCGATATTCTCATGA
- the LOC117839085 gene encoding uncharacterized protein — MKVSRKQPQPQQQQTEEEEGSPAVEAMDTAVVQGEEAGCSGKALEGEGEAEAEGRTVVVGVRADIESRALLTWVLVNAAAPGDRVVAVHVVVASGAEAAAAVDFDAMLGVYEGFCNLKQINLKVKICKDSSVRKALVREARLFEASALVLGLAKKRRAMLSPHSVAKYCAKKLPAKCAVFAVNNGKIEFSRESNVHSGKVSAEVPPCGDDEMYCVVPFRARQAKGDTVSLEEPKDDFEGDTTQDVSTEGCKPEDPITEAQPVSCVDPVDLSRDQVQTDTDPSIKAEKSTAEQKDGTAELPGQGASVLYCVLPERSSDSVASTSSRQDHDSIDLPAEGAGELYCILPPRNGHSSRSIGDSKRSTASRKDDKSANLALEGDSDLYCRLPRNERSGRSSGGSKRSVGIKSMIRRSSSFSSDIHLNSETSPSKRDGSVSMAATERSSSTVSTEAEDSPNYTARNAETPSSSPMSLRRMIEGRSDRCHLRRRIFSHHRSSSFEWAKMSMVQWAMRLPSRYTSVHPDSKLLKSGASPRLNCDSETESTSAVEPESMFSFAFYDVAWPPSELESLREKYSSVCRLFSYEELKLATGNYSPDMLIGKGGTSQVYKAQLYDGTYSAIKILKPSVDAIHEFITEIEIVTSLQHENIVALRGFSFENYNLVLVYDHMPQGSLDKALHGNNDDKNFLIWERRNKIAIDIARALEFLHLGGVTQSVIHGDVKSSNVLLSEDFGARLCDFGLAKQVSASSPHLTCTDITGTFGYLAPEYFSYGKVNEKIDVYAFGVVLLEIISGRRPITPGSPKGQESLVGWAKPLLSSGEIKQLVDPFLGNDYDCDEMERMTLAASLCTRTSSHSRPEMSLVLKLLQGDDETIGWARLQVTASFDGSDEETATPDANMQSHLNLALLGVEEDDTLSRCSSTVDTSADGYWSRSSSFD, encoded by the exons ATGAAGGTGTCCAGgaagcagccgcagccgcagcagcagcagacggaggaggaggaagggtcgCCGGCAGTGGAGGCCATGGACACCGcggtggtccagggggaggaggcggggtgcTCGGGGAAGGCgctggagggggagggggaggcggaggcggaaggGAGGACGGTGGTGGTCGGCGTGCGCGCGGACATCGAGAGCCGGGCGCTGCTGACGTGGGTGCTCGTCAATGCGGCGGCGCCCGGGGACCGGGTCGTGGCCGTCCACGTCGTGGTGGCGTCCGGGGctgaggcggccgccgccgtcgacttCGACGCCATGCTCGGCGTCTACGAGGGGTTCTGCAACCTCAAGCAG ATCAATCTGAAGGTCAAGATTTGCAAGGACTCGTCGGTTCGCAAGGCGCTAGTTCGTGAAGCCAGACTGTTTGAGGCCTCCGCGCTTGTCCTCGGCCTCGCTAAGAAGAGGCGTGCAATGTT GTCCCCTCATTCAGTTGCAAAGTATTGTGCAAAGAAGCTGCCTGCAAAGTGTGCTGTCTTCGCGGTGAACAATGGCAAGATCGAGTTCAGTAGGGAATCGAATGTCCACTCAGGCAAGGTCTCAGCAGAAGTTCCTCCCTGTGGTGATGATGAGATGTATTGCGTAGTGCCGTTCCGAGCCCGTCAGGCTAAAGGGGACACGGTATCTTTAGAGGAACCTAAAGATGATTTTGAGGGTGACACCACCCAAGATGTTAGCACAGAGGGCTGTAAGCCAGAGGACCCCATCACGGAAGCACAGCCTGTCTCATGCGTGGACCCTGTGGATTTGTCAAGGGATCAGGTTCAGACTGATACGGATCCTTCTATTAAGGCTGAAAAGTCAACAGCTGAACAGAAAGATGGAACTGCCGAGCTTCCTGGTCAGGGTGCCAGCGTGTTGTACTGTGTGCTTCCTGAAAGGAGTTCTGATTCAGTCGCAAGTACTTCAAGTAGGCAAGACCATGATTCAATTGATCTGCCAGCTGAAGGCGCTGGGGAGCTATACTGCATATTACCCCCAAGAAATGGTCATTCAAGCAGGAGTATTGGTGATTCTAAGCGTTCAACTGCGAGTCGGAAAGATGATAAATCAGCCAATCTGGCGCTTGAAGGAGATAGTGACCTGTACTGCCGGCTGCCAAGGAATGAACGTTCGGGTAGGAGTTCTGGGGGATCCAAACGTTCTGTTGGTATAAAAAGTATGATTAGGCGTAGCAGTAGTTTCTCCAGTGATATTCATTTGAACTCGGAGACATCACCTAGTAAGAGGGATGGCTCGGTTAGCATGGCTGCTACTGAGAGGTCGTCTTCTACTGTATCCACAGAAGCTGAGGATTCACCAAATTACACTGCACGAAATGCTGAAACTCCCTCAAGTTCTCCAATGTCACTCAGAAGGATGATAGAAGGAAGATCCGACCGCTGCCACCTCCGTAGGAGGATCTTCAGCCATCATAGAAGCTCATCTTTTGAATGGGCCAAAATGTCAATGGTTCAATGGGCAATGAGGCTTCCAAGCCGTTACACTTCAGTCCACCCAGACAGCAAACTATTGAAATCGGGTGCAAGTCCAAGGTTGAACTGTGATTCTGAAACTGAATCTACTTCAGCTGTTGAGCCAgaatctatgttttctttcgCTTTCTACGATGTAGCATGGCCTCCAAGTGAATTAGAATCACTTCGAGAGAAGTATTCTTCAGTTTGCAGGTTGTTTAGTTATGAAGAACTCAAACTTGCAACAGGCAACTACTCACCTG ATATGTTAATTGGGAAGGGTGGAACCAGCCAAGTTTACAAGGCACAACTATATGATGGAACATATTCTGCCATTAAGATTCTGAAACCCTCAGTTGATGCAATACATGAGTTTATTACGGAGATTGAGATTGTAACCAGCTTACAACATGAAAACATTGTTGCACTAAGGGGATTCAGCTTTGAGAACTACAATCTTGTGTTGGTATATGATCACATGCCCCAAGGAAGCTTGGACAAAGCTCTTCATG GAAATAATGATGACAAGAATTTTCTTATCTGGGAGAGGAGAAATAAGATAGCAATCGACATTGCAAGAGCACTTGAATTTCTCCATCTTGGTGGTGTGACCCAATCTGTTATTCATGGAGATGTTAAGTCTTCAAATGTCCTTCTTTCAGAGGATTTTGGGGCACGG CTGTGTGATTTTGGGTTAGCAAAGCAAGTGTCAGCTTCAAGTCCCCACCTAACATGTACTGACATCACTGGAACTTTCGG GTACTTGGCTCCCGAATATTTTTCGTACGGGAAGGTGAATGAGAAGATTGATGTCTATGCTTTTGGAGTTGTACTCCTAGAAATTATTTCAGGAAGGAGACCCATCACACCAGGAAGCCCAAAGGGCCAGGAAAGCCTGGTTGGTTGG GCAAAGCCTTTACTGTCCAGTGGAGAAATTAAACAGTTGGTCGATCCATTTTTGGGAAACGATTATGATTGTGATGAAATGGAGAGGATGACGCTTGCCGCTTCGTTGTGCACAAGGACATCTTCTCATTCTCGACCAGAAATGTCACTG GTTCTGAAATTGCTCCAAGGTGACGACGAAACAATCGGCTGGGCAAGGTTGCAAGTCACCGCCAGTTTCGACGGTTCGGATGAGGAGACTGCAACCCCTGACGCGAACATGCAGTCGCATCTGAACCTTGCGCTGCTCGGAGTGGAGGAGGACGACACGCTCTCTCGCTGCAGCAGCACCGTGGACACCTCGGCCGATGGCTACTGGAGCCGGTCGTCGAGCTTCGACTAG
- the LOC117838861 gene encoding BTB/POZ and MATH domain-containing protein 3, which yields MSLIATADPSRVAAISGRVHGGYHVLKIDGHSRTLGTRRCFESCPFRAGEHTWLIRYYPMGNVPANTDFISIFLVLVDTAAGEEGVLAQVTFSLLDQDQKPVPSYSFVTTAAYNFSQLGSNIGCPKFVGREELEGSGLVKDDCFAVRVDVHLVMSRNKESTVLGPSPSPVLKARSRVFKAQLLVAPPLKAVVEIDDMEPRVFKALLTFIYTDTWPKTMTEQDDDEEEEEFAMARGLLVASDRARAQQG from the exons ATGTCGCTCATCGCCACCGCCGACCCGTCGCGCGTAGCCGCCATCAGCGGCCGAGTGCACGGAGGCTACCACGTTCTCAAGATCGATGGCCACTCCAGAACCCTAGGCACCCGGCGGTGCTTCGAATCATGTCCGTTCCGTGCCGGAGAACACACCTGGCTCATCCGCTACTACCCCATGGGAAACGTCCCCGCAAACACCGACTTCATCTCTATCTTTCTCGTCCTCGtcgacaccgccgccggcgaggagggtgTGCTCGCGCAGGTCACCTTCAGTTTGCTCGACCAAGACCAGAAGCCGGTGCCGTCCTACAGCTTTGTTACCACTGCCGCCTATAACTTTTCTCAGCTAGGGTCTAATATCGGATGCCCTAAGTTCGTGGGAAGGGAGGAGTTGGAGGGATCAGGGCTTGTCAAGGACGACTGCTTTGCTGTTAGGGTCGATGTGCATCTTGTCATGAGCAGGAATAAAGAATCCACGGTGCTTggaccgtcgccgtcgcctg TGCTCAAAGCAAGATCCCGGGTCTTCAAGGCGCAGCTCTTGGTGGCTCCGCCATTGAAGGCCGTCGTTGAGATAGATGACATGGAGCCAAGAGTGTTCAAGGCGCTGCTTACCTTCATCTACACGGATACCTGGCCAAAGACGATGACGGAGcaagacgacgacgaggaggaggaggagtttgCGATGGCTCGAGGTTTGCTTGTGGCCTCCGACAG GGCCAGGGCCCAGCAGGGTTAG